GAAAATTATCTCAAATATTCGAGTTCCCGGACTGAAGCGGGGAGGCAATACCCCGATGCGACACCTTAGCGCGGCCCTCCAGCAAGGATTTCGTTCAATATCCGAGCAACGTTTACCTGCATGACACCCTGCACGACAAGGCGACTGCGATACGCCGAAAGGTGGTGGTCAAATGGCCAAATCTTCTCTTTCCATCCGCGCCAAGCTTCTGATCCTGGTGGCGACGGCCAGTCTCGCCTGCATGGCGATCGCCGGCGCCGGCCTTTATCTCAGCTATAACCGGATGTACCAGGACCGCGTGGAGTCCCTGCGCTTCATGGTCGAGGCAGGGCACAGCCTGGCGGCCCGATTCGAAGGCGAGGTCACGGCGGGCCGCCTGTCGCGTGACGAGGCGCAGGCCCGCTTCAAGGACGCCTTCATGGCCATCCGCTACAGCGGGGAGGAGTATCTGTTCTCCCACACCTATGACAGCATCGGCTTCGCCCATGCCAACAAGGCGCTGATGGGCAAGGACGTGTCCGGCATCAAGGACGCGGCGGGGGTGCCGGTCATCCCGGCGCTGATCGCCATCGCCCGGACCAAGGGCGAGGGCACCTACGCCTATGACTGGCCGCGCACCGTCGGCGGCACCGAGACCGCGGTCAAGCTCGCCTATGTCAAGGGGTTCGAGCCCTGGCGGATCTTCATCGGCACCGGCGTCTTCATCGACGATCTGTGGAACGAGTTCCTGTCGCAGCTGTGGACCCTGCTGGGCATCATCGCCGCGCTGGCCGGGCCGGCGATCATCCTGCTGGCGCTGGTCGGCCACAATGTCAGCGCCACCATCCGCTCGCTGGCCGACCGGATGCGGACGATGGCGGACGGCGATCTGACGGTCGACTTCCCCGAAACCAGCCGGGGCGACGAGCTGGGCGACATGAGCCGCGCCACCCAGGTGTTCAAGGAGAACGCCCTGGCCAAGCGGCGGCTGGAGGCCGAACAGGCCGATCTGGCCCGCCGCGCCGAGGCGGACAAGCAGCGCGCCATGGCCGATCTGGCCGACCGGTTCGAGCGGGCGGTGGGCGGCGTCATCCATGCGGTGGTCGAGGAAACCGCCGGCATGGAGAGCCGCGCCAACGCCGTGACCCAGGCGGCGGACCAGACCGGCAGGCTGGCCAGCGATGTCGCGGTGACGACCGAACAGACCTCCGCCAATGTCCAGACCGTCGCCGCCGCGACGGAGGAGCTGTCCAGTTCCATCGGCGAGATCAGCCGGCAGGTCGGCCAGTCCTCGGAGATCGCCCGCGAGGCGGCCGGCATCGCCGAACGCGCCAACATCAAGGTCGGCGGGCTGTCCCAGGCGGTGCAGCGCATCGGCGCGGTGGTCGAGCTGATCAACTCCATCGCCAGCCAGACCAACCTGCTGGCGCTGAACGCCACCATCGAGGCGGCGCGCGCCGGGGATGCCGGAAAGGGCTTCGCCGTCGTCGCGTCGGAGGTCAAGGCGCTCGCCACCCAGACGGCGAAGGCCACCGACGACATCGCCGTCCAGGTCGCCGACATCCAGTCGATGACCGGCGAGACGGTGAGCGAGTTGCAGGAGGTGGTCCGGGTCATCGGCCACATCAACGAGGTCGCCACCTCCATCGCGTCGGCCGTCGAGGAACAGGGCGCGGCGACCCGCGAAATCAGCCGCAACATCCAGCAGGCCGCCCAGGGCACCCAGACCGTCTCCGACAGCATCGGCGGCGTCAACCAGGCCGCCAGCCAGAGCGGCAAGGTCGCCTACGAGGTCCTGACCTCCGTCCGCCAGTTGTCCAGCCACACCGACGCGCTGAGTCACGAGGTCGACCGCTTCCTGAGCCAGGTCCGGGCGGGATGACATCCCGGCGAAGCCCGGCGGACCCGATATAAAGTTCGCTTTAGCTCATTGACGTTGACTTCCCCCCCGCGCCCGTGGCGAAATCGCTGGCGCGGGGGATTGTCCATAACACAAATGACTATGACCGAACGGACTCGGGTGTATGGCGTGACGGAACTGGCGGCGGAGTTCGATCTCACGCCGCAGACCTTGCGCTTTTACGAGGAGAAGGGGCTGCTGGCGCCGCAGCGGGCCGGGGGACGGGCCGGTGGGCAGCGGCTGTTCACCTACCGCGACCGCGCAAGGCTGATGCTGATCTTGAAATTCCGGCGGGTCGGCTTCTCGCTGGAACAGATCGCGGACTATCTCGCCCATTACCGCTCCGGCCAGCCCAGCGCCGACCAATACCGTGACGGGCTGCGCAAGATCCGCAGCCGCCTCGACGAACTTGAGCGGATGCGGTCGGAAATCACCGAGATCATCGACGAATTGAAGGCGATGGAGGCCGACGCCGGACGCCGGCTCGCCGCCTGCGCGGTGGACGATGCCCCGGAACCGGGAACGGCCGAACAGAAAATGCCAAAGCGGAAGAGAAACGAACCGGGAGTGAAACGATGCTGCGCGGAATGATGATGAATGGCCCCCTGCTGGTGACGGCGATCCTGCGTCACGCGGCGCTCTATCACGCCGACACCGAGATCGTGTCGCGCACGACCGAGGGGCCGATCCACCGCTACAGCTACGCCGACGCCTGGGTCCGGGCGCAGAAGCTGGCCAACGCGCTGGCGGCACTGGGAATGAGGCCGGGCGACCGCATCGGCACGCTGGCCTGGAACGGCCACCGCCATCTGGAATGCTATTACGGCATCGGCGGGTCGGGCATGGTCTGCCACACCATCAACCCGCGCCTGTTCCCCGAACAGATCGCCTACATCGTCAAGCATGCCGAAGACCGGCTGCTGTTCACCGACCTGACCTTCGTACCGTTGCTGGAGGGCATCGCCCGGGAGCTGACCGGGCTGAAGGGCATCGTCGTGATGACCGACCGGGCGAACATGCCAACCTCCAGCCTGCCCAACCTGCTGTGCTACGAGGATCTGCTGGCCGAACAGCCCGACGGTTTCGACTGGCCGGAGCTCGACGAGAACACCGCCTGCGGCATGTGCTACACCTCCGGCACCACCGGCAACCCGAAGGGCGTGCTCTACAGCCACCGCTCCTCCTATCTGCACGCCATGGCCGCCTGCATGCCCGACGTGTTCGGCCTGTCGGCCTCGGACGTGGTGCTGCCGGTGGTGCCGATGTTCCACGTCAATGCCTGGGGCATTCCCTATGCGGCACCGATGGTCGGCGCCAAGCTGGTCCTCCCCGGCGGCAAGCTGGACGGCGCCAGCCTGTACGAGCTGTTCGAGGCCGAGAAGGTCACCAACAGCGCCGGTGTGCCGACCGTCTGGCTGGCGCTGCTGAATTGGCTCGACGCCAACAGGAGGAAACTCACCACCATGCGCCGCATCGCCATCGGCGGCTCGGCCTGTCCGCCGGTGATGATCCAGCGTTTCAGCGAGATGGGGGTGGAGATCCTGCATGCCTGGGGCATGACCGAGACCAGCCCGCTGGCGCTCGCCAACCGCCCCAAGGCCAAGCATCGCGGCCTGGACGCCGAGGCGTCGGTGGCGCTGGCGGCCAAGCAGGGCCGGCCGATCTGCGGCGTCGAATTCCGCGTGGTCGACGGTTCCGGCGCCGACGTGCCGCGCGACGGCGTCAGCTTCGGCCGGCTGCTGGTGCGCGGCGC
Above is a window of Azospirillum sp. B510 DNA encoding:
- a CDS encoding methyl-accepting chemotaxis protein, with the translated sequence MAKSSLSIRAKLLILVATASLACMAIAGAGLYLSYNRMYQDRVESLRFMVEAGHSLAARFEGEVTAGRLSRDEAQARFKDAFMAIRYSGEEYLFSHTYDSIGFAHANKALMGKDVSGIKDAAGVPVIPALIAIARTKGEGTYAYDWPRTVGGTETAVKLAYVKGFEPWRIFIGTGVFIDDLWNEFLSQLWTLLGIIAALAGPAIILLALVGHNVSATIRSLADRMRTMADGDLTVDFPETSRGDELGDMSRATQVFKENALAKRRLEAEQADLARRAEADKQRAMADLADRFERAVGGVIHAVVEETAGMESRANAVTQAADQTGRLASDVAVTTEQTSANVQTVAAATEELSSSIGEISRQVGQSSEIAREAAGIAERANIKVGGLSQAVQRIGAVVELINSIASQTNLLALNATIEAARAGDAGKGFAVVASEVKALATQTAKATDDIAVQVADIQSMTGETVSELQEVVRVIGHINEVATSIASAVEEQGAATREISRNIQQAAQGTQTVSDSIGGVNQAASQSGKVAYEVLTSVRQLSSHTDALSHEVDRFLSQVRAG
- a CDS encoding MerR family transcriptional regulator, which translates into the protein MTERTRVYGVTELAAEFDLTPQTLRFYEEKGLLAPQRAGGRAGGQRLFTYRDRARLMLILKFRRVGFSLEQIADYLAHYRSGQPSADQYRDGLRKIRSRLDELERMRSEITEIIDELKAMEADAGRRLAACAVDDAPEPGTAEQKMPKRKRNEPGVKRCCAE
- a CDS encoding long-chain-fatty-acid--CoA ligase, with the translated sequence MLRGMMMNGPLLVTAILRHAALYHADTEIVSRTTEGPIHRYSYADAWVRAQKLANALAALGMRPGDRIGTLAWNGHRHLECYYGIGGSGMVCHTINPRLFPEQIAYIVKHAEDRLLFTDLTFVPLLEGIARELTGLKGIVVMTDRANMPTSSLPNLLCYEDLLAEQPDGFDWPELDENTACGMCYTSGTTGNPKGVLYSHRSSYLHAMAACMPDVFGLSASDVVLPVVPMFHVNAWGIPYAAPMVGAKLVLPGGKLDGASLYELFEAEKVTNSAGVPTVWLALLNWLDANRRKLTTMRRIAIGGSACPPVMIQRFSEMGVEILHAWGMTETSPLALANRPKAKHRGLDAEASVALAAKQGRPICGVEFRVVDGSGADVPRDGVSFGRLLVRGATVCSGYFGVVDSPSHQMLPGWFETGDVVTMDADGYVQVVDRTKDVIKSGGEWISSIDLENIAVGHPGIQEAAAVAVPDDKWGERPVLVVVRKPDSSVTREELLAVFEGKVAKWCIPDDVRFVESLPHTATGKLLKSEIRHMVTSPAGA